A single genomic interval of Nonomuraea rubra harbors:
- a CDS encoding IS30 family transposase — translation MGVGKKQQAVRLYRGQIPSPGRPTVAWRQDRVRFWHAIARGVSSEDAAVGIGVSPAVGTRWFRQAGGVGPCLAPTVSGRYLSFAEREEIALCRAQKLGVREIARRLGRSPSTISRELRRNASTRTYDVDYRATVAQWHAERRARRPKTAKLADNQQLREYVQQRLAGQVRRPDGTPVAGPQTAPWKGRNKPHRQDRRWATSWSPEQISHRLKVDFPEDDTMRISHEAIYQALFIQGRGALKRELVACLRTGRALRVPRARARKKAGGHVTSEVLISERPAEAGDRAVPGHWEGDLIIGTGRSAIGTLVERTTRFTLLLHLPRMEGFGTQERVKNGPALAGRDAEAVRDAITKEITGLPEQLRRSLTWDRGTELAQHAQLHIDTGLPVYFADPHSPWQRGTNENTNGLLRQYFPKGTDLSRWDAEELAAVAFALNTRPRKTLGWRTPAEAFSEHLDSVLNSSVATTN, via the coding sequence ATGGGCGTGGGCAAGAAGCAGCAGGCCGTCCGGTTGTATCGCGGGCAGATCCCCTCGCCGGGACGGCCGACTGTTGCCTGGAGGCAGGATCGCGTGCGGTTCTGGCACGCGATCGCACGAGGGGTGAGTTCGGAGGACGCCGCGGTGGGGATCGGCGTGTCGCCTGCGGTGGGGACGCGCTGGTTTCGCCAGGCTGGTGGGGTGGGACCGTGCCTTGCCCCGACGGTGTCGGGTCGTTACCTGTCGTTCGCGGAGCGGGAAGAAATCGCCTTATGCCGTGCCCAGAAGCTCGGCGTGCGCGAGATCGCGCGGCGCCTGGGGCGCTCACCCTCGACGATCTCGCGCGAGCTGCGGCGCAATGCCTCGACGCGGACGTATGACGTGGATTATCGGGCGACGGTCGCGCAATGGCACGCCGAACGTCGGGCTCGTCGGCCGAAGACCGCCAAACTAGCGGACAACCAGCAGCTGCGCGAGTATGTGCAGCAGCGGCTGGCGGGACAGGTTCGCCGGCCGGACGGCACGCCGGTGGCGGGGCCGCAGACAGCGCCCTGGAAGGGACGCAACAAACCTCACCGTCAGGACCGCCGCTGGGCGACGTCGTGGAGCCCGGAACAGATCTCCCACCGGCTGAAGGTCGATTTCCCCGAGGACGACACCATGCGGATCTCACACGAGGCGATCTATCAGGCCCTGTTCATTCAGGGGCGTGGCGCGCTCAAGCGGGAGCTGGTCGCGTGCCTGCGCACCGGGCGTGCGCTGCGGGTGCCGCGGGCCCGCGCCCGGAAGAAGGCCGGCGGCCACGTGACCTCTGAGGTGCTGATCAGCGAGCGGCCCGCCGAGGCCGGGGACCGCGCGGTTCCCGGCCATTGGGAGGGCGACCTCATCATCGGCACCGGCCGGTCGGCGATCGGCACGCTGGTGGAGCGCACGACGCGGTTCACCCTGCTGTTGCACCTGCCTCGGATGGAGGGCTTCGGCACGCAGGAACGGGTGAAGAACGGCCCGGCGCTGGCCGGCCGCGACGCCGAGGCCGTGCGAGATGCGATCACCAAAGAGATCACCGGGTTACCCGAGCAGCTACGTCGCTCACTGACCTGGGACCGGGGAACGGAGCTGGCCCAGCATGCTCAGCTGCATATCGACACCGGCTTGCCGGTCTACTTCGCCGACCCTCATAGCCCTTGGCAGCGTGGCACCAACGAGAACACCAACGGCCTGCTGCGGCAGTACTTTCCCAAGGGCACCGACCTGTCACGCTGGGATGCCGAGGAGTTGGCGGCTGTTGCGTTCGCGCTCAACACCAGGCCGAGAAAGACCCTCGGATGGAGAACCCCCGCAGAAGCCTTCAGCGAGCACCTAGACTCGGTGCTGAACAGCAGTGTTGCGACGACTAATTGA
- a CDS encoding integrase core domain-containing protein, whose protein sequence is MLRRLIESENYTSEEFGRVLTGLGIRRSVGRTGVCWDNAMAESFFSALKNEWLHRFVFTTRAKAKRQVIRYIEGFYNHRRLHSALGYRPPLEVLNEFLSTQTAA, encoded by the coding sequence GTGTTGCGACGACTAATTGAATCCGAGAACTACACCAGCGAAGAGTTCGGCCGCGTCCTGACCGGCCTGGGCATCCGCCGCTCGGTCGGCCGCACCGGGGTCTGCTGGGACAACGCGATGGCCGAGTCGTTCTTCTCCGCGCTCAAGAACGAGTGGCTGCACCGCTTCGTCTTCACCACCCGCGCCAAGGCGAAACGGCAGGTCATCCGCTATATCGAAGGGTTCTACAACCACCGGCGCCTGCACTCGGCGCTCGGCTACCGGCCTCCTTTGGAGGTACTCAACGAGTTCCTTTCAACCCAAACAGCCGCATAG
- a CDS encoding ISAzo13 family transposase, translating to MGIPDEVRDQLSLRFRVLFPHLNERQRRLVMGQEARLLGHGGVRAVAAVARVSETTVRAGVFELEAGEDPLPDGRVRRRGGGRKTAEAQDPDLVLALLALVEPDERGDPASPLRWTTRSLRDLAQELTRQGRPVSAPTVGRLLKDQGFSLQANAKTLEGKQHPDRDAQFRYINEQVKAHQADGEPVISVDTKKKEYLGDLPNPGRQWRPKGDPVRVEDHSFFFTGPHVPHAIPYGIYDMARNTGWVNVGIDHDTSAFAVESIRRWWRGRGSLDYPNANRLLITADCGGSNSYRFRLWKAELAGFAAETGLTVTVCHFPPSTSKWNKIEHRLFSHITMNWRGRPLTSHEVVVNSIAATRTHTGLTVTAELDTNAYPLGVSVSAERMSMLPIVPHTERGAWNYTISPADGHPPLSPCDDQARIRSESLHALADPRLTGMSRQELNELAACLAPGQAALAEQRNFEIRGGPRRQAKANHGRPLLTDADKTLIAIVYLRQICSQRVLSEMLEISQPPIGQAITETGKLLAARKLTIKPTVLRFTSAGALRDFLDSNTVPARPNRLALLADPALTGMSRPELAALTERLSLRQAAEAEQRKHRQRGGDRQASARGGIFQEKITDAERVLAVILGMRKVCTWQVVAELFQVSRRTIGNAQIWVRPLLEETDYTVTRAATRYSSADALLNALTPHDDNPAVTESTP from the coding sequence ATGGGCATACCGGACGAAGTCCGCGATCAGCTTTCCTTGCGGTTCAGGGTGCTGTTTCCGCATTTGAACGAGCGGCAGCGGCGTCTGGTGATGGGCCAGGAGGCTCGGCTGCTCGGACATGGTGGGGTGCGGGCGGTGGCGGCAGTGGCCAGAGTGTCCGAAACGACGGTCCGTGCCGGCGTGTTCGAGCTGGAGGCCGGTGAGGATCCGCTGCCGGATGGCCGTGTCCGTCGTCGTGGTGGCGGTCGCAAGACGGCTGAAGCTCAGGACCCGGATCTGGTGCTGGCACTGCTGGCGCTGGTGGAGCCGGATGAGCGCGGGGATCCGGCCTCGCCGCTGCGCTGGACTACCAGGTCGCTGCGTGATCTGGCCCAGGAACTGACCCGGCAGGGCCGTCCGGTCTCGGCTCCGACGGTGGGCCGGCTGTTGAAGGACCAAGGCTTCAGTTTGCAGGCCAATGCCAAGACGCTGGAAGGCAAGCAGCATCCGGACCGGGACGCGCAATTTCGTTACATCAACGAGCAGGTCAAGGCTCATCAGGCGGACGGTGAGCCGGTGATCAGCGTGGACACGAAGAAGAAGGAGTATCTGGGCGATCTGCCGAACCCCGGCCGACAATGGAGGCCCAAGGGCGACCCGGTCCGGGTTGAGGACCACAGCTTCTTCTTCACCGGTCCGCACGTGCCGCACGCGATCCCGTACGGAATCTACGACATGGCCCGCAACACGGGCTGGGTGAACGTCGGGATCGACCACGACACCTCGGCGTTCGCGGTGGAATCGATCCGGCGCTGGTGGCGCGGCCGCGGCAGCCTGGACTACCCGAACGCGAACCGGCTGCTCATCACGGCGGACTGCGGAGGCTCCAACAGCTATCGCTTCCGGTTATGGAAGGCCGAGCTGGCTGGCTTCGCCGCCGAGACCGGGCTGACGGTGACCGTCTGCCACTTCCCGCCGAGCACCAGCAAGTGGAACAAGATAGAGCACCGGCTGTTCTCGCACATCACCATGAACTGGCGCGGCAGGCCGCTGACCAGCCACGAGGTCGTGGTCAACAGCATCGCCGCGACCCGCACCCACACCGGGCTGACCGTCACGGCCGAACTGGACACCAACGCCTACCCGCTGGGCGTGTCGGTGTCGGCCGAGCGGATGAGCATGCTGCCCATCGTCCCGCATACCGAGCGCGGCGCCTGGAACTACACAATCAGCCCGGCAGACGGCCACCCGCCCCTGTCCCCATGCGATGACCAGGCGCGCATCCGGTCCGAAAGCCTGCATGCTCTGGCCGATCCCCGGCTGACTGGGATGAGCCGCCAGGAGCTGAACGAGCTGGCCGCATGCCTGGCTCCGGGTCAGGCGGCCCTGGCCGAGCAGCGCAACTTCGAAATCCGTGGTGGCCCACGCCGGCAGGCCAAGGCTAACCACGGACGCCCCCTGCTCACCGACGCCGACAAGACCCTGATCGCCATTGTCTATCTCCGCCAGATCTGCTCCCAGCGCGTCCTGTCGGAGATGCTCGAGATCAGCCAGCCGCCGATCGGTCAGGCGATCACCGAGACCGGCAAGCTCCTGGCCGCCCGCAAACTCACGATCAAGCCCACCGTGCTGCGCTTCACCAGCGCCGGTGCGCTGCGCGACTTCCTGGACAGCAACACCGTCCCGGCACGGCCGAACCGGCTGGCGCTGCTCGCCGATCCGGCACTGACCGGGATGAGCCGCCCGGAACTGGCCGCGCTGACCGAGCGCCTGTCGCTGCGGCAGGCCGCCGAGGCCGAGCAGCGCAAGCATCGCCAGCGCGGCGGTGACCGGCAGGCCAGCGCTCGTGGAGGCATCTTCCAGGAGAAGATCACCGACGCCGAGCGCGTCCTGGCGGTCATCCTTGGCATGCGCAAGGTCTGCACCTGGCAAGTCGTGGCCGAGCTGTTTCAGGTGAGCCGGCGAACCATCGGAAACGCGCAGATCTGGGTCCGCCCGCTGCTGGAGGAGACCGACTACACCGTCACCCGAGCCGCAACCCGCTACTCCAGCGCCGACGCGCTCCTGAACGCCCTCACACCACACGACGACAACCCAGCAGTCACAGAATCGACACCTTGA
- a CDS encoding transposase family protein, giving the protein MLSYPAAIPLSNHTLIRLAELIRARRAERRCRWRRLDPSRQALLVLAHLRNGDTYARLASGFAIGTSTAWRYVREATDLLAMLADDVHAAALRAGRLAYAILDGTLIPIDRLADERPYYSGKHRCHGVNVQVLADPAGRLVWASPAMPGATHDLTAARATGLIDALTTTGVQTFADKGYQGAGGSIRTPFKGHRLRPPLSRHQRSVNRAHARIRACGERAVATLKTWKVLTRLRCCPHRATTIVQAILVLQLIEEGRYAG; this is encoded by the coding sequence TTGCTGTCTTACCCTGCCGCGATTCCGCTGTCCAATCACACCCTGATCCGGCTGGCCGAACTGATCCGCGCCCGGCGTGCCGAGCGCCGCTGCCGGTGGCGGCGCCTGGACCCATCCCGGCAAGCCCTGCTCGTGCTCGCCCATCTGCGCAACGGCGACACCTACGCGCGTCTGGCCTCGGGCTTCGCCATCGGCACCAGCACCGCCTGGCGCTACGTCCGTGAGGCGACCGACCTGCTCGCCATGCTCGCCGACGATGTGCACGCCGCCGCCTTACGCGCCGGCCGGCTGGCCTACGCCATCCTGGACGGCACCCTGATCCCGATCGACCGGCTGGCCGACGAACGGCCGTACTACTCCGGCAAACACCGATGCCACGGCGTGAACGTGCAGGTCCTGGCCGATCCGGCCGGCCGCCTCGTCTGGGCCTCACCTGCGATGCCCGGCGCCACGCATGACTTGACCGCGGCACGCGCCACCGGCCTGATCGACGCGCTGACCACCACAGGCGTACAGACCTTCGCCGACAAGGGATACCAAGGCGCAGGCGGCAGCATCCGCACGCCGTTCAAAGGCCATCGACTGCGGCCACCGCTGTCACGCCATCAGCGCTCGGTCAACCGCGCACACGCCCGCATCCGCGCCTGCGGCGAACGCGCCGTCGCCACCTTGAAGACCTGGAAAGTCCTGACCCGCCTGCGCTGCTGCCCGCACCGCGCCACCACCATCGTGCAGGCCATCCTCGTCCTGCAACTCATCGAAGAGGGCCGCTACGCAGGATGA
- a CDS encoding helix-turn-helix domain-containing protein, producing the protein MDRQRQFGAIDHYDHEQLVRDLLHRHRRVGQPTQRTLEKKSNISKSTISRVMSSQIFPSWEVLRAILLALDVDEEDVETWWKERWIAVSDLLRPLGPASADRPDFRPGLVPTQDAVECEDCGSLVINAARHREWHAAMEEQNQAHATPLRVIDGQHRTGLGLLRRSKTS; encoded by the coding sequence ATGGACAGACAGCGCCAATTCGGAGCCATCGACCACTACGACCATGAGCAGCTCGTACGGGACCTGCTCCATCGACACCGCCGCGTCGGCCAGCCCACCCAGCGCACGCTGGAGAAGAAGTCCAACATCTCCAAGTCGACCATCTCTCGGGTGATGTCCAGCCAGATCTTCCCCTCGTGGGAGGTTCTTCGCGCAATCCTGCTCGCTCTCGACGTTGACGAAGAAGATGTCGAGACCTGGTGGAAGGAGCGCTGGATAGCGGTCTCGGATCTTCTCAGACCCCTTGGACCCGCCTCCGCTGATCGTCCAGACTTTCGCCCAGGCCTCGTGCCCACGCAAGACGCTGTGGAGTGCGAGGACTGCGGCTCGCTGGTCATCAACGCCGCGCGGCATCGGGAATGGCACGCTGCCATGGAGGAACAAAACCAGGCCCACGCCACACCGTTGCGCGTCATAGACGGGCAACACAGAACTGGGCTCGGGCTTCTCCGCCGCAGTAAGACAAGCTGA
- a CDS encoding tubulin-like doman-containing protein — protein MRMRILGPLFFVGLSGTGRRVGVEPERWLRDEQHGRDSVDLIRKFSSQNYQPYELPSRLKFVYGDDLSEAELVRNRRWVVPAERESFAAARTAQPNYDVVSKLDIYPDAARSLCAWLGDEAVRSLVRLRGDQVKDWLPPREQEPLMRRARQLHSVGSAGLFERMRHRPGSPVAQGIDDVFGMIDNLGSELAVLGAPLRRSCNVFVAFSVAGGTGRGIFYDYLRLIGDAFARNHVRARIRPLGVMPSASAGSKRGGRQARVHTGTTLLDLFRLVDELNAPDGLGELKVLVSDPSRVPQYAAIGTQNALLASRENSTSFQSPCEQRRWRQAVSPGALFVGSCDGRTPVPMGADRSCERVGDGGRGRWPRTEGWHQPAPELQPSTTLTGSGGSSSHCHLEHCQRRRCHREDRRHGLTRGAPAKISPRLRTCDQ, from the coding sequence ATGAGGATGAGGATCCTGGGGCCGCTCTTCTTCGTGGGGCTGAGTGGCACCGGCCGCCGGGTAGGCGTGGAACCGGAGCGGTGGTTGCGTGACGAGCAGCACGGCCGAGACAGCGTGGACCTGATCAGGAAATTCAGCTCGCAGAACTACCAGCCCTACGAGCTACCTTCCCGCCTGAAGTTCGTCTATGGGGACGACCTTAGCGAGGCCGAACTGGTCCGGAACCGCCGTTGGGTCGTGCCGGCCGAGCGGGAGTCCTTCGCGGCTGCCCGAACCGCGCAGCCGAACTACGACGTGGTGTCCAAGCTCGACATCTACCCGGACGCGGCACGCAGCCTGTGTGCCTGGCTGGGCGACGAGGCTGTCCGCAGCCTGGTGCGGCTGAGAGGCGACCAGGTCAAGGACTGGCTGCCGCCGCGCGAGCAGGAGCCGCTGATGCGGCGTGCGAGGCAACTTCATTCGGTGGGCAGTGCGGGGCTGTTCGAGCGGATGCGACACAGACCAGGCAGCCCAGTGGCTCAGGGCATCGACGACGTATTCGGCATGATCGACAACTTGGGTAGCGAACTGGCCGTGCTGGGCGCTCCGTTGCGGCGCAGTTGCAATGTGTTCGTGGCATTCTCGGTGGCGGGCGGCACCGGCAGAGGCATTTTCTACGACTACCTGCGCCTGATCGGCGACGCATTCGCGCGCAACCACGTCAGGGCGCGGATCCGCCCGCTGGGGGTCATGCCGTCGGCTTCTGCCGGGAGCAAGCGCGGCGGCCGTCAGGCCAGGGTGCACACGGGCACAACCCTGCTGGACCTGTTCCGGCTGGTGGACGAGCTTAACGCGCCGGACGGCCTGGGCGAGCTAAAGGTCCTGGTCTCCGATCCGAGCCGTGTTCCTCAGTACGCTGCGATTGGCACCCAGAACGCCCTTCTGGCATCTAGAGAGAACAGCACGTCGTTCCAGAGTCCCTGCGAGCAGCGAAGGTGGCGCCAGGCTGTATCGCCTGGCGCTCTGTTTGTTGGCTCATGTGATGGCCGAACACCCGTCCCGATGGGCGCTGACAGATCGTGTGAGCGTGTTGGTGATGGCGGCCGCGGCAGGTGGCCACGCACAGAGGGCTGGCACCAGCCGGCACCGGAGCTGCAGCCAAGTACAACCTTGACCGGATCTGGTGGCTCTAGCTCGCACTGCCACCTGGAGCACTGCCAACGACGACGCTGCCACCGGGAAGACCGGCGGCATGGCTTGACTAGAGGAGCTCCGGCTAAGATCAGTCCTCGACTGAGGACGTGTGATCAGTGA
- a CDS encoding NAD(P)/FAD-dependent oxidoreductase produces the protein MPGKRTDVVVIGSGVIGASVALELARRGRQVTVVDKAGGAGHGSTSASSAVVRFNFSTAAGVATAWEAHFGWRSWAEHLGRDVGPLARYVRCGMAMLDVDVAPRSVYLPLFRNAGIPFEEWTSADLSERILGIDVGRYWPPKRIDDDEFWAETETTLGAVYTPDAGFVNDPQLAAQNLAAAARAHGAEFRFHTSVRGIERAHGRVTAVILADGSRIPCGVVVNAAGPWSTRINELASVGSDFTVGCRPLRQEVALVAAPAGFGADNRAGICVADMDLGIYLRGEAGGGLLVGGTEPECDPLQWVDDPDAVTAHPTTAVFEAQVTRAARRLPALEIPNRARGVAGVYDVADDWTPIYDRTELDGFYVAMGTSGNQFKNAPVVGKFLAAIIEQTENGVDHDERPVRFVGEHTGLAIDLSAFSRKRPRGTENSGTVLG, from the coding sequence GTGCCCGGTAAGCGCACGGATGTCGTGGTGATCGGGTCGGGGGTGATCGGCGCGTCGGTCGCCTTGGAACTCGCCCGCCGTGGCCGGCAGGTGACGGTGGTCGACAAGGCCGGGGGCGCCGGCCACGGCTCCACGAGTGCGTCCAGCGCGGTGGTGCGGTTCAACTTCTCCACCGCCGCGGGCGTCGCCACCGCCTGGGAGGCGCACTTCGGCTGGAGGTCGTGGGCGGAGCACCTTGGCCGCGACGTCGGGCCGTTGGCTCGGTACGTACGGTGCGGGATGGCGATGCTGGACGTGGACGTGGCTCCTCGGTCGGTGTACCTGCCGTTGTTCCGGAACGCGGGTATCCCGTTCGAGGAGTGGACGAGTGCGGACCTGTCGGAGCGGATCCTGGGTATCGACGTCGGCAGGTACTGGCCACCGAAACGTATCGACGACGACGAGTTCTGGGCCGAGACCGAAACCACGCTGGGTGCCGTGTACACACCTGATGCGGGGTTCGTGAACGATCCGCAACTGGCGGCGCAGAATCTGGCCGCCGCCGCGCGGGCACACGGTGCCGAGTTCCGGTTCCATACGTCGGTGCGCGGGATCGAGCGGGCTCATGGCCGGGTCACCGCGGTGATACTCGCGGACGGGAGCAGGATCCCCTGCGGCGTGGTGGTCAACGCCGCAGGCCCATGGTCGACCCGCATCAACGAGCTGGCCTCGGTCGGATCCGACTTCACCGTGGGATGCCGGCCGTTACGGCAGGAGGTCGCGCTCGTCGCGGCCCCCGCGGGTTTCGGCGCCGACAACCGCGCCGGGATCTGCGTCGCGGACATGGACCTGGGTATCTACCTGCGCGGTGAGGCCGGCGGGGGACTGCTGGTGGGTGGTACGGAACCGGAATGCGACCCGCTGCAGTGGGTGGACGACCCGGATGCCGTCACCGCGCATCCGACGACGGCGGTGTTCGAGGCCCAGGTGACGAGGGCTGCGCGACGGCTACCGGCGTTGGAGATACCGAATCGGGCTCGCGGGGTCGCGGGAGTCTACGACGTCGCCGACGACTGGACGCCGATTTACGACCGTACGGAGCTGGATGGGTTCTACGTCGCCATGGGGACGAGCGGCAACCAGTTCAAGAACGCGCCGGTCGTCGGCAAGTTCCTCGCCGCGATCATTGAACAGACCGAGAACGGCGTAGATCACGACGAACGGCCGGTACGATTCGTCGGCGAGCACACCGGCCTGGCTATAGACCTTTCGGCGTTCTCCCGCAAGCGTCCCCGCGGCACCGAGAACTCGGGCACAGTCCTGGGCTGA
- a CDS encoding alpha/beta hydrolase: MSTMWQGCLAHTDYFEMRSSGGHDYGVWVTTPPRYDPAAAQAPVVYVLDGNWAVGMTAPLIVTQLDPMQSIQPYVQVSVGYAGEEAEHWERLRNRDLVPPGEPIAKEYIDAVEMGVEAGTMTREQADAYLAELSDSRGDMFLNFLTEDLHPRIERDYGTAPSGHGLFGYSYGGLFSLYAWLTDSTFFESIGAGSPGIVGADSQVFARLQAMGDTLPATKLHVTFNDREILGDVAVYQNLAKNAATFLHRLTSRSGSVTSALMHETHVTGLQASFLSYLRTCRAR; encoded by the coding sequence ATGAGCACCATGTGGCAGGGCTGCCTCGCCCACACCGACTACTTCGAGATGCGCTCCAGCGGTGGGCACGACTACGGCGTCTGGGTCACCACGCCACCGCGCTACGACCCTGCCGCGGCGCAGGCGCCTGTCGTGTACGTGCTCGACGGCAATTGGGCCGTGGGCATGACCGCCCCACTCATCGTCACGCAACTGGACCCCATGCAGTCGATTCAGCCCTATGTCCAAGTCAGCGTGGGTTACGCAGGCGAGGAGGCAGAGCACTGGGAGCGGTTGCGCAACCGCGACCTCGTGCCCCCCGGCGAACCCATCGCGAAGGAGTACATCGATGCGGTGGAGATGGGAGTCGAAGCGGGCACGATGACTCGCGAGCAAGCCGACGCCTACCTCGCTGAATTGAGCGACAGCCGCGGGGATATGTTCCTGAACTTCCTTACCGAAGACCTACACCCGCGGATCGAACGCGACTACGGCACAGCCCCGAGCGGTCACGGCCTCTTCGGCTATTCCTACGGCGGACTCTTCAGTCTCTACGCCTGGCTCACCGATAGCACCTTCTTCGAGAGCATCGGCGCGGGCAGCCCCGGCATTGTCGGTGCAGACAGTCAGGTCTTCGCTCGTCTTCAAGCGATGGGTGACACCCTGCCTGCTACCAAGCTTCACGTGACCTTCAACGACCGAGAGATCCTCGGAGACGTGGCGGTCTACCAGAATCTCGCGAAGAACGCGGCCACGTTCCTTCACCGCCTCACCTCACGCAGCGGATCCGTCACCAGCGCACTCATGCACGAAACGCACGTGACCGGCCTGCAGGCCTCGTTCCTCAGTTATCTCAGGACCTGCCGTGCCCGGTAA
- a CDS encoding metal-dependent hydrolase family protein: MGRLQVVGAVVADGTGRDPIDVDVTVEDGRITQLGASGGEPGERLDAGGLTMTPGLIDAHVHLGLSSPIQPQFSFQISAAEIAADIFATAGAALDAGFTTVRDTGGIDGGVVTTIAKGKVRGPRVLSCGPVQCQIGGHGYYGADWEPTELWSGHHLPGLCALSMMSGNADELRGNVREAFRRGASFLKLCVTGGVVSAHDRLTDTQFTVEEIAVAVQEAAARGTYVTVHAHNNEGIRNAVEAGARCVEHGTDLDEPTAALMATRGVALVPTFAVVERLLHDPAEAGLGEPVRDRVLGVRERMTEALAVAKEAGVRIGLGSDLIGPAQDCRGKELSLRAALETPMEALVAATQTNAEILGLSGQVGVITPGAQADLVLWNGNPLEDPELFSDPTSAVLVIQAGQIVKDLR; the protein is encoded by the coding sequence GTGGGACGTTTGCAGGTGGTCGGCGCGGTGGTCGCCGACGGGACGGGGCGCGATCCCATAGACGTCGACGTCACCGTCGAAGACGGGCGGATCACCCAGCTCGGGGCCTCCGGTGGCGAACCTGGCGAGCGACTCGACGCCGGGGGACTGACGATGACGCCCGGCCTGATCGACGCGCACGTTCACCTGGGCCTGTCGAGCCCGATCCAGCCGCAGTTCTCGTTCCAGATCAGTGCCGCCGAGATCGCGGCGGACATCTTCGCCACGGCCGGCGCAGCGCTCGACGCCGGCTTCACGACCGTCCGGGACACCGGCGGGATCGACGGTGGCGTCGTCACCACGATCGCGAAGGGCAAGGTCAGGGGACCGCGCGTCCTGTCATGCGGACCGGTGCAGTGCCAGATCGGTGGGCACGGCTACTACGGAGCCGACTGGGAACCCACCGAGCTGTGGAGCGGCCATCACCTTCCGGGTCTGTGTGCCCTGTCCATGATGTCGGGCAACGCGGACGAGCTGCGAGGCAACGTACGTGAGGCCTTCCGCCGCGGAGCCTCCTTCCTGAAGCTCTGTGTGACCGGGGGAGTGGTCAGCGCTCACGACCGGCTGACCGACACCCAGTTCACCGTGGAGGAGATCGCCGTCGCTGTGCAGGAAGCCGCGGCACGGGGCACTTACGTGACGGTTCACGCCCACAACAATGAGGGCATTCGGAACGCGGTCGAGGCCGGGGCGCGCTGTGTCGAGCACGGCACCGACCTCGATGAGCCCACGGCCGCCTTGATGGCCACGCGCGGGGTCGCCCTTGTGCCCACGTTCGCCGTCGTCGAGCGACTGCTGCACGACCCCGCGGAAGCCGGCCTCGGCGAGCCGGTCCGCGATCGTGTGCTGGGTGTCCGTGAGCGGATGACCGAGGCGCTCGCTGTCGCCAAGGAGGCCGGAGTGCGGATCGGGCTGGGTTCCGATCTCATCGGTCCGGCTCAGGACTGTCGCGGCAAAGAACTCAGCCTCCGCGCAGCCCTCGAGACGCCGATGGAAGCGCTCGTGGCGGCGACCCAGACCAACGCCGAGATCCTCGGCCTGTCCGGCCAGGTGGGTGTCATCACTCCCGGCGCGCAGGCAGACCTCGTTCTTTGGAACGGCAACCCGCTCGAAGACCCAGAACTGTTCTCCGACCCCACCAGCGCCGTCCTCGTAATCCAGGCTGGCCAAATCGTAAAGGACCTCAGATGA
- a CDS encoding TetR/AcrR family transcriptional regulator: MILSTTERKGDARERLLARLLATFDEALPSPEVSLREIAARTETSHALLRYHFGSLPGVLAAMLKAQRSRDNEALFAAAQQGTFANLVVAIWRTYTRPEQLSRVRGFFHVVGLAAYRPEDFGEFIDSLDDLTKMLASLAEREGHDTGEALNMATVAVAAIRGLLLQEVLTPGVHSEDAVDLILRMLPGNAAGVHSGDGVRPHPQAGRPAPARDRHGA, encoded by the coding sequence GTGATCCTGTCAACCACGGAACGCAAAGGCGACGCACGCGAGCGCCTCCTGGCCCGGCTCCTCGCCACCTTCGACGAGGCCCTTCCCTCACCGGAGGTGTCGCTCCGCGAGATCGCCGCCCGGACCGAGACCAGCCACGCCCTCCTGCGATACCACTTCGGGTCACTCCCGGGCGTCCTGGCGGCCATGCTCAAGGCACAGCGATCTCGTGACAACGAGGCCCTTTTCGCAGCCGCCCAGCAGGGCACCTTCGCCAACCTCGTTGTGGCGATCTGGCGGACCTACACGCGCCCGGAGCAGTTGTCGCGTGTCCGCGGCTTCTTCCACGTCGTAGGACTGGCCGCGTACAGGCCGGAGGACTTCGGCGAGTTCATCGACTCGCTCGACGACCTGACCAAAATGCTGGCCTCACTCGCGGAACGCGAAGGGCACGACACCGGGGAAGCGCTGAACATGGCCACCGTCGCCGTTGCCGCGATCCGCGGCCTGCTCTTACAGGAAGTCCTGACTCCAGGAGTCCACTCGGAGGACGCCGTCGACTTGATCCTGCGCATGCTCCCCGGCAACGCGGCCGGTGTTCACTCAGGCGATGGAGTACGCCCGCACCCTCAAGCAGGCCGTCCCGCACCGGCGCGTGATCGTCATGGTGCATGA